A section of the Longimicrobiales bacterium genome encodes:
- the aroB gene encoding 3-dehydroquinate synthase, translating into MSKALPNELGRVMVTSGAGDYPVIVGPGTTSGLPSLLLSLAAPHRVAMITDSHVGPLYADALAATCRAESLDVEVFQFEAGEASKTRKTWATLTDQMLEAGMGRDTVVVSVGGGVSTDLAGFVAATFLRGVPVVQVPTSYLAMIDASVGGKTGVDVRAGKNLVGAFHPPLAVVIDTTLLETLPVAERAQGLVEALKHGAIRDESYFDALIGDLGALLAAEPIRAAEVVLSSVRIKAEIVGQDERESGVRQILNFGHTIGHAMEAASSYVLGHGAAVAMGMKGEAAVGEALGVTQAGTRRRLDDALAPLLNVAGEDPRWIASTLDVDSVMSFLCKDKKARAGRPRFVLLEQIGTVAAGKRWTHAIPSDLVQDSVLGATQ; encoded by the coding sequence ATGTCAAAGGCCCTGCCGAATGAACTTGGTCGAGTTATGGTCACCAGTGGGGCTGGTGACTATCCGGTGATTGTCGGCCCGGGTACGACCTCAGGACTTCCAAGCCTACTTCTCTCGCTCGCCGCCCCCCACCGTGTCGCGATGATCACGGACAGTCACGTTGGGCCTCTTTATGCTGATGCACTGGCCGCGACATGTCGGGCGGAGAGCTTGGACGTTGAGGTGTTCCAGTTCGAAGCGGGCGAGGCTTCAAAGACAAGGAAGACCTGGGCAACCTTGACTGATCAGATGCTCGAAGCGGGCATGGGTCGAGATACTGTGGTGGTTTCGGTCGGTGGTGGGGTGTCGACGGATCTCGCGGGCTTTGTGGCCGCAACATTTCTCCGCGGGGTGCCGGTAGTGCAGGTGCCAACGAGCTATCTGGCGATGATCGACGCCTCGGTCGGAGGCAAGACTGGAGTGGATGTGCGGGCCGGTAAGAATCTGGTCGGTGCGTTCCACCCCCCCTTGGCAGTCGTGATCGATACCACCTTGCTCGAGACCCTTCCCGTCGCGGAGCGTGCACAGGGGCTGGTTGAGGCACTGAAGCACGGGGCGATCAGAGACGAGTCCTACTTCGACGCTCTGATTGGCGACCTCGGTGCGCTGCTTGCGGCGGAGCCGATCCGGGCAGCAGAGGTCGTGCTGTCTTCCGTGCGGATCAAAGCGGAGATCGTTGGGCAGGACGAACGGGAGAGCGGAGTCCGCCAGATCTTGAATTTTGGACATACGATTGGACATGCGATGGAGGCGGCCTCCAGCTATGTCCTCGGCCACGGTGCTGCCGTTGCCATGGGCATGAAGGGGGAGGCGGCTGTCGGAGAGGCTCTGGGGGTCACCCAGGCCGGGACACGCCGTCGCCTGGACGACGCCCTCGCCCCGCTTCTCAATGTTGCAGGAGAAGATCCGCGGTGGATCGCGTCGACGCTGGACGTCGATTCTGTGATGAGTTTTCTCTGCAAAGACAAGAAGGCTCGCGCAGGGAGGCCTCGGTTTGTGCTACTGGAGCAGATTGGTACCGTCGCGGCGGGCAAGAGATGGACGCATGCAATTCCGAGTGATCTCGTGCAGGACTCGGTTCTCGGAGCAACACAGTGA